The Ranitomeya imitator isolate aRanImi1 chromosome 8, aRanImi1.pri, whole genome shotgun sequence genome window below encodes:
- the LOC138647907 gene encoding protein kinase C delta type-like isoform X1, protein MVERRVLQLASGSPFLVHAAFAFHTKMNVVFGMEYMSCGDFYQLLKRNGPLDIASARFYTAELVCGIQFLHSRGIIHRDLKPENILVAETGHIKITDYGLALENMHGDQTATGFAGTIGYMAPEILDMQEYNAGVDWFSLGVIINEMLTSSSTYDPALFDESSSGAKDIIEQLLQEDPVQRLGVHGDIREHPFFQGIDWVSVEALKMAPLYIPVPTKPNPGFRAFKLFGGFPFFN, encoded by the exons ATGGTGGAGAGACGAGTTCTGCAGCTGGCATCTGGAAGCCCCTTCCTCGTCCACGCGGCCTTCGCATTTCACACCAAG ATGAATGTAGTCTTTGGAATGGAGTACATGAGCTGCGGGGACTTTTATCAACTTCTAAAAAGGAATGGGCCACTAGACATCGCCAGTGCCAG ATTTTATACCGCCGAACTGGTGTGTGGGATCCAGTTCCTCCATTCGAGAGGCATCATCCACAG aGACCTAAAGCCCGAGAACATCCTGGTGGCTGAGACGGGCCATATTAAGATCACGGATTACGGTCTTGCACTTGAGAACATGCACGGAGACCAAACAGCCACCGGTTTCGCTGGGACAATTGGTTACATGGCTCCTGAG ATCCTGGACATGCAGGAGTATAACGCCGGAGTAGACTGGTTCTCGCTTGGAGTTATCATAAACGAGATGCTGACCAGTTCTTCTACCTACGATCCTGCACTCTTTGATGAGTCTTCCTCCGGCGCCAAGGACATCATTGAACAG CTCCTCCAGGAAGATCCTGTTCAGCGATTAGGAGTCCATGGTGACATCCGAGAACACCCCTTCTTCCAGGGAATTGATTGGGTCTCTGTGGAAGCCCTTAAAATGGCCCCACTGTACATCCCTGTA